The DNA segment TCATCGGAGCGCACCAGCCCGAGGTCGCCGTGGACCCCTTCGGCAGGATGGAGAAAAAAGGCGGCGATACCGATTGAAGTGAAAGTGGCGGCGACCTTCTTCCCCACCAATCCCGATTTTCCCATGCCGGTGATGATGACGCGGCCACGGCAGGCCAGAATCATCTCGACGGCGGCCGTAAAATTTTCATCGAGGTGATCGGCCAGTTCGGCGATCGCTTCGGCCTCCTTCTTGATGACTTCGCGCCCGTTTTCAAGAATCATAGATAAAACCTAAATTAAATACGAAGCCGGGTCAAGATTATTTCCGTCGAAATAAGCCCGGATGACTTCCCTGACCGCCCCCCGTCCCCCTTTGGCCCTTGTGACATAATCGACCATCTCTTTGAGTTCGTCGCAGGCGTCGGCTACCGCGACCGAAAGCCCCACTTCGCGGGCCAGCCCGATATCGAGAATTTCATTGCCGACAAAGGCCACTTGAGAGGGGTCGATTTTCAATCGGTCCAGAAGGGGAAGCAGTTGTTTCCGCTTATCTTTCATTTCCTGCAGGATATATTTGATTCCCAGATCTTTCATTCTGGTCGTGGTGGCCTGGGAGGGGCGGCCGGAAACGATGACAATTTCCAGTCCGGCGCGCCGGGCCAGCACCATGAAGAATCCGTCGGAAATGTTGAACTGCTTCATCTCGAAGCCATCGGGCCCGAAATAAATATGATCGTCGGTGAGAACGCCGTCGACATCGAGGGCCAGAAGTTTGATGGCTTTAAATCGCCGGGCCAGTTCTTTTCCTGTCAGGTGTTTCTTTTTTAAAGGCATAGGTTTGTCAAAAGGCTACTGAGAATTTCGGACTTTCAATATTTCCTGAATAAGGGTTTCCATTTGTTCCAGTGGCAACATGGCCCCGGAATCGCTCAGGGCCCGGGCCGGATCCGGGTGAGTCTCGACAAAAAGACCGTCGATCCCAACCGCCACCGCGGCTCGGGCGAAGGGGATCACGAATTCCGGCTGGCCGGTGGAAACATGCCCGCCGCCGCCGGGTAATTGTAAAGAATGAGTGGCGTCAAAAATTACCGGATAGCCGAATCTCTTCATTATTAAAAGGGAGCGAAAGTCGACGACCAGATTATGGTAGCCGAAGGAGGAGCCTCTTTCGGTCAGCATGACTTTACCCGATTTGGCTTTGCCCGCGATTTTTTCCATATCTTCGGGAGCCAGAAATTGGCCCTTCTTTATATTAATCCATTTACCGGTCGCGGCCGCCTGGCGCACCAGTTCTGTCTGACGGCAGAGAAAGGCCGGGATCTGCAGAATGTCAACCACCTGCGCCGCAGGGGGAATTTCAATCGTTTCATGGACATCGGTCAGGAGCGGCAAGTTGAATTTATGGCCGACTTTCTGCAAGATGGTCAGGCCATATTCGATGCCACGACCGGCGAATGAATCTCCCGAGAGCCGATTGGCCTTGGCATAGGATGACTTGAAAATGACAGGAAGGTCATATTTGTCGGAGAGTTCGCGGAGACGCTCCGCAACCCGAAAGCAGATTTCCTCGGATTCGATCACACACGGGCCGGCAATGAGGAACAGCCGTCTACCGTCGATAATCCTATCTACATTAATAGCCATTTTGAAACTTCCTGAAATGCCATTTAATGGTATCACCGTCGCTGGTCAGATATTTATCGGCCGCGACCTGAGCGACGGAATCATTGACCGAATAAAGCCAGCCGTATTGAAAATTAGACTCGACCGAATCGATGCCCTTTATGAATATCCCCGAGGATGTCTCGATATAGTCGATTTTATGGTCTCTGGCGGTCAAATCAAATACCGATGTTCCGTTCTCACCTTTCACGGTTACTACGAGACTGTCGGTCGGAGCCGCTTTTGCACCTTTATCGTGAAAGCGCCGCTTGCCGCACCCCGAGACAGCGAGGAGCACTATCAAAAGGATTAGAGCACCGAATTTTATTTTTTTCCCGAACATAGCCACCGCAAAATAAAAGGAGAAACAAATAAAGTCAAAGGGAAGATTGGGCGGCGTCCGCCGACATCCGAAAGAAATTCCCTCGTCGCTTATTAGGCCGCGATATTAAATCGAAACATCGGGCGGCGGAATTCGTAATTAAGTACCAAAAGACGGATATTATCACCACCTCTTAAAAGAGAGTTCTGTTATGATAAAGAAGATAATTCTCATTTCCTTCAGCGCCGTCCTGGTCGGAGGGGTACTTTTTTTTGCGGTCAACGGTTCGGCCAAAAAGGATGACGGATTCAAAAAGGTCAAGATCGAAAAGGGCTCCATAATCGAGAAAGCGCTCGCGGTCGGTAAGATTCAGCCGGAAAAAGAAATCTCGGTCAAATCGAAAATCTCCGGAATTGTCAAGAAGATATATGTCGATATCGGTGATAAGGTGAAAGAGGGGGATCCTCTTATCGATGTCGCGCCGGATCCGACGCCGATCGAGTATGCCGAAGCCAAGCGCCAGGTTGAAATCGAAGAGGTCGGTTATGACAATTCGCAGCGTGAATTCGACCGGGTAAAGATGCTCAAAGACAAGCAACTTGTCGCCAACCAGGAGTACGAAGCCAAAAAAGCGGCTCTCGACGAGAGCCAGCTTCGTCTGAAACTGGCGCGCGAAAAACTGGAACTGATCGAATCGGGGAAGATCGAAATCGCCGATCGGCATGTCGATAACACCATCCGCGCCCCAATCAGCGGCATGGTCCTATCCAAACTGGTGGAAGAAGGGGACCCGGTTGTACCATTGACATCATACCAGGCCGGAACGGAACTGATGACCCTGGCCCGCATGGACAACCTGATTTTCAAAGGGACCGTCGATGAAATCGATGTGGGGAAATTAAAAGACGGGATGGCGGTGGATATCAATGTCGGAGCCATTCCCAATGACACCCTGCACGGTTACCTGGAAAAGATATCGCCTAAGGCCCATAAGGAAGAAGGATCGACGCTTTTCGACATAGAGATTCGTCTGCAGGAAGTCGGCAAATCATTTCTGCGCGCCGGCTACAGTGCCAATGCCGATATTATCATCACCAAGAAAGCCGATATTCTTCTGGCCCCGGAGCGGCTGGTAAAAATCACCGACTCCAGCGCCTCAGTCGAGGTTTTTGATTCTCTTGGCGCGATTGTGCCTAAACCGGTTAAGACCGGGCTGTCCGACGGAATGAATATCGAAATTGTCGAGGGACTTCAGGAAGGCGACCAGATCGTGGAACGTCCTCCCAAGGAAATTAAATAAGAGGTCCCTTCTATGCTACCGCTTCTATCGGTTCGACAATTTTTCCGCGACCTCCGCCAGCAGAAACTTCGCACCTTCATGACGATGGGCGGAATTTTGTGGGGAACGCTGGCGATAGTGCTACTTTTCGCGTTCGGAAAGGGAATCTATTCTGCGCAGATGAAATCGCAGAAGGGGCTGGGTGAAAATATCGCCATTGTCTGGCCGGGGATGACCACCAAAACATGGCAGGGATTACCCAAAGGACGAAATATAAATTTCACCGAAGATGACGTCTCCCTGATGAAGGCCAAGATTGGGGACATATCGAAGATTTCGCCGGAATATTCCAAATGGAATGTCCCGCTCCAGTACGGCAAACAGGTCATTCTTCAGAATGTGGTCGGCATCTGGCCGGAATTCGGCGAGATGCGCAATATCATCCCGGATCTGGGCGGGCGTTTTATCGACGCCCTCGATATTGTACAGAAGAGAAGGGTGGTATTTATCGGCGATGAGTTGAAACAGCAGCTTTTCGGATCGGAAGAGGCAATCGGAAAATATATCCTTATCAAAAATGTGCCGTTCCGGGTGATCGGTGTTTTGAAACATAAGGAACAGGATAGTTCTTACAGCGGGCGGGACAGCCGGAAGGCTTTTATTCCGGCGAGCACTTTTCAGGGGATGTATAGCAGACGGTACCTGAACAATTTCGTGGTTCAACAGAAGGAAAGCAGCAGCATGGCGGCGGTCAAGAAGGAGATATATTCTTTATTGGGGGAAAAATATCGTTTCGATCCGAGCGATGAGAGTGCGCTGGGAATCTGGGATGTCACCGAGGGATTCAAATTTTTGACCACTTTTTTCTGGGCCTTTCGGATTTTTCTAGTCGGGATCGGCGTGGCGACATTGATAACCGGCGGAATCGGCGTTTCCAATATCATGAATGTCGTTCTGGAGGAAAGAACCAAGGAGATCGGGATAAAGATGGCCCTGGGCGCGAAGAAAAGCATGATAATGATGCAATTCATCTTTGAGACCCTGCTCCTGACGGCGGTCGGGGGATTCTTGGGATTCATACTGGGGATGGGAATTGTCAAAACTATACCGCTATTCAAGGTGGAGCAATATATAGGTATCCCGGAAGTGGATTTGTTGGGGACGGGGATCGCGATGGGAGTGCTGGCGATTGTCGGCTTGG comes from the Candidatus Zixiibacteriota bacterium genome and includes:
- a CDS encoding 3-deoxy-D-manno-octulosonate 8-phosphate phosphatase, YrbI family (modular protein), producing MPLKKKHLTGKELARRFKAIKLLALDVDGVLTDDHIYFGPDGFEMKQFNISDGFFMVLARRAGLEIVIVSGRPSQATTTRMKDLGIKYILQEMKDKRKQLLPLLDRLKIDPSQVAFVGNEILDIGLAREVGLSVAVADACDELKEMVDYVTRAKGGRGAVREVIRAYFDGNNLDPASYLI
- the kdsA gene encoding 2-dehydro-3-deoxyphosphooctonate aldolase — its product is MAINVDRIIDGRRLFLIAGPCVIESEEICFRVAERLRELSDKYDLPVIFKSSYAKANRLSGDSFAGRGIEYGLTILQKVGHKFNLPLLTDVHETIEIPPAAQVVDILQIPAFLCRQTELVRQAAATGKWINIKKGQFLAPEDMEKIAGKAKSGKVMLTERGSSFGYHNLVVDFRSLLIMKRFGYPVIFDATHSLQLPGGGGHVSTGQPEFVIPFARAAVAVGIDGLFVETHPDPARALSDSGAMLPLEQMETLIQEILKVRNSQ
- a CDS encoding exported hypothetical protein (Evidence 5 : Unknown function), producing the protein MFGKKIKFGALILLIVLLAVSGCGKRRFHDKGAKAAPTDSLVVTVKGENGTSVFDLTARDHKIDYIETSSGIFIKGIDSVESNFQYGWLYSVNDSVAQVAADKYLTSDGDTIKWHFRKFQNGY
- a CDS encoding Efflux transporter, RND family, MFP subunit; the encoded protein is MIKKIILISFSAVLVGGVLFFAVNGSAKKDDGFKKVKIEKGSIIEKALAVGKIQPEKEISVKSKISGIVKKIYVDIGDKVKEGDPLIDVAPDPTPIEYAEAKRQVEIEEVGYDNSQREFDRVKMLKDKQLVANQEYEAKKAALDESQLRLKLAREKLELIESGKIEIADRHVDNTIRAPISGMVLSKLVEEGDPVVPLTSYQAGTELMTLARMDNLIFKGTVDEIDVGKLKDGMAVDINVGAIPNDTLHGYLEKISPKAHKEEGSTLFDIEIRLQEVGKSFLRAGYSANADIIITKKADILLAPERLVKITDSSASVEVFDSLGAIVPKPVKTGLSDGMNIEIVEGLQEGDQIVERPPKEIK
- a CDS encoding conserved membrane hypothetical protein (Evidence 4 : Unknown function but conserved in other organisms) — translated: MLPLLSVRQFFRDLRQQKLRTFMTMGGILWGTLAIVLLFAFGKGIYSAQMKSQKGLGENIAIVWPGMTTKTWQGLPKGRNINFTEDDVSLMKAKIGDISKISPEYSKWNVPLQYGKQVILQNVVGIWPEFGEMRNIIPDLGGRFIDALDIVQKRRVVFIGDELKQQLFGSEEAIGKYILIKNVPFRVIGVLKHKEQDSSYSGRDSRKAFIPASTFQGMYSRRYLNNFVVQQKESSSMAAVKKEIYSLLGEKYRFDPSDESALGIWDVTEGFKFLTTFFWAFRIFLVGIGVATLITGGIGVSNIMNVVLEERTKEIGIKMALGAKKSMIMMQFIFETLLLTAVGGFLGFILGMGIVKTIPLFKVEQYIGIPEVDLLGTGIAMGVLAIVGLAAGFFPARRAANLQPVQALKLF